The DNA segment CTTCCAGACCTTCCAGAACTTGAATCTGATCGGCACTGTAACTGCTCGTCATGAATATTCTCCTGATGCGTGGGGTTGAAATCGCCCAAAGGCTAAAAAGTCAAATCACTCCAAAATTCTAACACAAAAGCCTTAACGGCGACTGTAGGGCATTTTTGTGAGAAGTTTATATAGGGGATGTAACCCCATAAGTTTTTTGAATTAATCGCCTTACTATTGCAAATTTCACCGATTTATAACATACTCAACAAGTTTTGAGTAGAAGAGATTAAGACTTTGTAGTGTTTAGTCTCCGAACACAATTTCATCTATCGTCTGTAAAATCGCTCAAAATCTAAAAAGAGCAAAATGCTTAAGAATCTTAGCACAAAAGTGTTGATGGGGAGCAGGGGAGTAGGGAAAAACTATTGACAACTGACAACTGACCAATGACTAAATTAATCGTAATTTGTGGTGCTACGGCGACAGGTAAATCTGGTTTGGCTTTGAACTTAGCTATGCGGCTGGGTTCTGTGATTCTGAGTGCTGATTCTCGTCAAGTGTATCGTGAATTTGATATTGGTACAGCGAAACCAACGCTAGCAGAACAAAGAGCCGTCCCTCATTATTTAATAGATATCTGCGCTCCTAGAGAGACGATGACAGTTGCAGATTATCAAGAACAGGCACAAGCATTGATTAATTCTTTGCCAGTCTCGCCGCTATTGTTAGTGGGAGGCACAGGTTTATATATACGTTCTATTGTGCAAGGGATGAAGATCCCCAGGGTTGCGCCGAATTATGAATTGCGATCGCAACTCGCCTCTCTAGGTCAAACTACACTCTACGGCATATTACAACAAGTTGATCCCATTGCTGCCCAAAAAATTCATCCCAATGACCCTGTGCGAACTTTACGCGCAGTAGAAGTTTTTTACATTACTGGCATTCCCATATCGGCACAGCAAGGAGAGAATCCGCCAGATTACCCAATTTTACAGATTGGGTTAGATTGTGAAATGGAAAGACTGACTGAGCGGATTCACAAACGCACTGAGCAAATGATAACAGATGGCTTAGTTGGAGAAGTTGAATATCTTTGCCAAAAATATGGTGCTGAGTTACCCTTGTTAAATACTTTAGGTTATCAAGAAATAAAGCAATATTTAACTGGGGAAATTTCCTTAGAAGCAGCCAAAGAATTAACTGTTTTGCATACACGACAATTTGCCAAACGCCAACGCACCTGGTTTAGAGCATCTCCCCAAATTGAGTGGTTTAATGCAGATCATCCTGATTTATTAGATATTGTTTGCCAGCACATACAACAACCGTAGAGACGTTTCACGAAACGTCTCCATTAAACCGTACATTCACGAAATGCGTCTATATAATATCAGGATCAATACCCATAGCCCTTAACCTTTCAGCCAATAATTGAGCGCGTGTTTCTGCTTGTTCAGCACGTTGTCTTTCCTGTTCAGCACGTTGTCTTTCTTGTTCAGCACGTTCATCTCCTGTCAACAAAACATT comes from the Nostoc sp. PCC 7120 = FACHB-418 genome and includes:
- the miaA gene encoding tRNA (adenosine(37)-N6)-dimethylallyltransferase MiaA translates to MTKLIVICGATATGKSGLALNLAMRLGSVILSADSRQVYREFDIGTAKPTLAEQRAVPHYLIDICAPRETMTVADYQEQAQALINSLPVSPLLLVGGTGLYIRSIVQGMKIPRVAPNYELRSQLASLGQTTLYGILQQVDPIAAQKIHPNDPVRTLRAVEVFYITGIPISAQQGENPPDYPILQIGLDCEMERLTERIHKRTEQMITDGLVGEVEYLCQKYGAELPLLNTLGYQEIKQYLTGEISLEAAKELTVLHTRQFAKRQRTWFRASPQIEWFNADHPDLLDIVCQHIQQP